The Yersinia intermedia genome window below encodes:
- a CDS encoding diguanylate cyclase, with translation MTIIHSFSQDLTLSLPGAGKPKILIVDDHPINIQMLYQAFSSDYHVCMATNGKQALDVCISQHPDLILLDIEMPGMSGFEVCARLKASPDTQDIPVIFVTAHIDEETETRCFSEGAVDFISKPINRNTVRARVKTHLLLKAQSDLLRQLVYLDGLTEVHNRRYFDKQLDLEWKLSNRNQTPLSMIMIDVDFFKKYNDLYGHQGGDDCLRNIAKVIRDALRRPADLVARYGGEEFVCLLPDTELAGAMELAETIRLQILEQKILHAGSTVYPFVSISLGVCCKETNSTCAPEDLLLQADSQLYQAKKNGRNQTCGEFLME, from the coding sequence ATGACTATAATCCATTCTTTTTCCCAAGATTTGACCTTGAGTTTACCCGGCGCGGGGAAGCCTAAGATCCTTATTGTTGATGATCATCCGATAAATATTCAGATGCTCTATCAAGCATTCTCTTCCGATTATCATGTGTGTATGGCTACCAATGGTAAACAGGCACTCGACGTCTGTATCAGTCAGCATCCAGATCTGATTCTATTGGATATCGAAATGCCCGGTATGAGTGGTTTTGAGGTTTGTGCCAGACTCAAGGCATCGCCAGACACTCAGGATATTCCGGTTATCTTTGTCACTGCGCATATTGATGAAGAAACCGAAACTCGCTGCTTTAGCGAAGGTGCTGTGGATTTTATCAGCAAACCTATTAACAGGAACACTGTTCGGGCTAGAGTGAAAACACACTTATTGCTTAAAGCTCAATCTGACCTATTACGCCAATTAGTTTATTTAGATGGGTTAACCGAAGTACATAACCGGCGTTACTTTGATAAGCAGTTAGATCTGGAGTGGAAACTCTCAAATCGTAACCAAACTCCACTTAGTATGATCATGATTGATGTCGATTTTTTCAAAAAATATAATGACTTATATGGACATCAGGGCGGGGATGATTGCTTGCGGAATATTGCAAAAGTTATCCGGGATGCTCTTCGACGCCCTGCGGATCTGGTGGCCCGCTACGGCGGCGAAGAGTTTGTCTGTTTGCTCCCTGACACTGAATTAGCTGGCGCAATGGAGCTTGCGGAAACTATCAGATTGCAAATTCTTGAGCAGAAAATTCTTCATGCTGGTTCCACTGTTTATCCCTTTGTCAGCATTAGCTTGGGGGTCTGTTGCAAAGAGACTAACAGCACCTGCGCGCCTGAGGATTTGCTGCTGCAAGCTGATTCACAACTGTACCAGGCAAAGAAAAATGGTAGGAATCAAACTTGCGGCGAATTTTTAATGGAATGA
- a CDS encoding CHASE domain-containing protein, with product MNTSPLNTHTQQSASWFSFKLQQNVLLPLFIFIIGLVISGAGAWWLYSEIETNAKIDFQRNVDRVSGEVVRRFSQPIYGLNGIRGAYATNSHLTREQFHAYVASRNLPVEFPGVRGFGFIQRVPRSQLNEFITDTRADGAPAFALRQLQDKQHDDLYIIKYIAPAEKNQGAEGLDIGSESIRREAALLAINSGKPTLSGTIHLVQSNVKTPGTLLFVPVYKSGTYPTTQAERQASLVGLLYSPIVIADLLRDIPEFMNGRVDVELFDSLNDLSNKTMIFDADGSKYGNLIPNEKHHDGAIAARIFHNTSVLPLPGREMTLRVSSTPVFEAFTERYAPWLVFAFGFLLSSALALLIRQQISGRNRAEMLARNMTANLERLALVAKNTSNAVVITDVKRNIVWVNEGFERITGYSLAEALGKSPGKLLQCSNTDQGVARAMKIALDAGESFKGEIVNRTKSGREYWIELEIQPRYNDKNEPIGFMAIESDISERKATYQRLEAALRENNALLSTLNLHGIISTADREGIITDVNDAFCNISGYSREELIGQTYRLVDSHTHSTAFWQSMWNDIANGISWRGEICNKAKDGSLYWVDTTIAPFNNSTGQIERYISIQVDITANKNQQTNLIIARNQLVRAADVAELGIWTWNIPEGTLSFDDRMNDIYGVPEELHNAPIPLTYWYSLVHPEDIPEVKRAIKVALENESVYRQVFRIIVRNQVHFIQSTGTVERDESGKAMLMMGINRDITQQREAENILKTARETAEEANKAKSAFLANMSHELRTPMNAILGMLTLLRRTGLDRKQADYAVKSEAATRTLLHLLNDILDFSKIESGKMALECIPFDIHVMLRDLAVILSSNLKVKKVEVLFDIDPALPQFVEGDSMRLQQILTNLGGNALKFTELGEVVLFIKVITQDSHHVTLHFGVRDTGIGIAPENQESIFSGFTQAEASTTRRFGGTGLGLVISQRFVALMGGTLALESQPGQGSLFHFTITLPLPSYTNLVINNEKPDTLAARAHALNNLRVLVVDDNPTACDLIKQMGESLKWTVDVATSGNEALQLMRQQHDSGITYGALFIDWQMPGLDGWQTSKYVRELMPVDNGPMIVMITAHDREMLLQRSEEDQALLDGYLVKPITASMLLDSVIDALSERKQPDITKQVITEPSHRLSGIRLLIVEDNLNNQQIARELLEDEGADVRIANHGKEAIEILEHHPSLFDLVLMDLQMPVMDGYNATKYIRKSLGLKNLPIIAMTANAMASDRDACLAAGMNDHIGKPFDLNNLIQVIRKYSGKTDVAATVSHITPCLLSAELKNVAATAGIDVDSAMNRLGGDVKLYQKMLSLLSDDLANFPTQLETLLTEGDFMSASRLLHTIKGLAAQLGATELSLSAGQGEKLFSQGAVPTPDTINQLLSEMRSKVSVIQSGLMVLTPMLSNDNANNVAVEAFDIQSIELEINRLILLLQNSDMAALEVMNKLMMTVDKQLHGQLSPLNDAISQLDFANAIKLCQTLMVNLPTQRDKKI from the coding sequence ATGAATACTTCTCCGCTTAATACCCATACGCAGCAATCGGCTTCTTGGTTTTCATTTAAGTTACAGCAAAATGTTTTGCTGCCGCTGTTCATTTTCATTATTGGCTTGGTTATTTCAGGTGCAGGGGCATGGTGGCTTTATAGCGAAATCGAAACCAATGCAAAAATAGATTTTCAACGTAATGTCGATCGAGTCTCTGGAGAAGTTGTTCGGCGTTTCTCTCAGCCAATATATGGGTTAAATGGGATAAGAGGTGCTTATGCTACCAACAGTCATTTAACCCGTGAACAATTTCATGCTTATGTTGCCTCGCGTAATTTGCCGGTGGAGTTCCCTGGCGTGAGGGGATTCGGTTTTATTCAACGAGTGCCGCGCAGCCAGTTAAATGAGTTCATTACTGATACTCGAGCTGACGGAGCTCCTGCATTTGCTCTTCGTCAGCTTCAGGATAAACAGCATGATGATTTGTATATTATTAAATACATTGCGCCAGCAGAAAAAAACCAAGGTGCAGAGGGGCTGGATATTGGTTCTGAATCGATCAGGCGAGAAGCCGCATTATTGGCAATAAATAGCGGAAAACCCACGCTTTCCGGCACTATTCATCTGGTTCAGTCTAACGTTAAAACTCCCGGCACATTGCTTTTTGTCCCGGTTTATAAGTCGGGCACCTATCCTACGACACAGGCTGAACGGCAGGCATCATTGGTTGGTCTGCTGTATTCACCCATTGTGATTGCTGATCTATTACGTGATATTCCAGAGTTTATGAATGGGCGAGTGGATGTTGAGTTGTTTGATAGTCTCAACGATTTATCTAATAAAACGATGATTTTCGATGCAGATGGCAGTAAATACGGCAATTTAATACCAAATGAAAAGCATCATGATGGAGCAATAGCTGCCAGAATATTTCACAATACCAGCGTCTTGCCACTACCTGGTCGAGAAATGACACTGCGAGTCAGCAGTACACCAGTGTTTGAAGCTTTCACCGAACGTTATGCACCTTGGTTGGTGTTCGCTTTTGGTTTTTTGCTAAGTTCGGCATTGGCTTTACTTATTCGCCAGCAAATCAGTGGGCGTAATCGGGCAGAGATGCTGGCTCGGAATATGACCGCCAATCTTGAACGTCTGGCTTTAGTGGCTAAGAACACCTCTAACGCCGTCGTTATTACCGATGTGAAGCGTAATATTGTCTGGGTTAATGAGGGTTTTGAACGTATTACCGGATACAGTCTAGCCGAGGCATTAGGCAAGTCGCCGGGGAAATTACTGCAATGCAGTAATACAGACCAAGGCGTAGCAAGGGCGATGAAAATTGCGTTAGATGCTGGAGAGTCATTTAAGGGCGAAATAGTCAATCGCACAAAGTCAGGTAGAGAGTATTGGATTGAGCTGGAGATTCAACCTCGCTATAACGATAAGAATGAACCCATCGGCTTTATGGCGATTGAATCAGATATCAGTGAGCGTAAAGCGACTTATCAACGTCTTGAAGCAGCATTACGTGAAAATAATGCTTTACTCAGTACGCTTAATTTACACGGTATTATCTCTACCGCAGACCGGGAAGGGATAATCACAGATGTTAATGACGCATTTTGCAATATCAGTGGTTACAGTCGTGAAGAACTGATAGGGCAGACTTACCGCTTAGTTGATTCTCATACACATTCGACTGCTTTTTGGCAATCGATGTGGAATGACATTGCTAATGGGATCTCGTGGCGCGGGGAGATCTGTAATAAGGCTAAAGATGGCTCTTTATATTGGGTCGATACTACGATTGCTCCGTTTAACAATAGTACTGGTCAGATTGAGCGATATATTTCCATTCAAGTTGATATTACAGCGAATAAAAATCAACAAACCAATCTGATTATCGCTCGCAATCAATTAGTCAGAGCGGCAGACGTTGCTGAGTTAGGGATTTGGACTTGGAACATTCCAGAAGGCACACTTTCTTTCGATGACCGGATGAATGATATCTATGGGGTCCCTGAGGAATTACATAATGCCCCTATCCCGTTGACGTATTGGTATAGCCTTGTGCATCCCGAGGATATCCCCGAGGTTAAACGTGCGATAAAAGTCGCGCTGGAAAATGAAAGTGTTTATCGTCAGGTTTTCCGTATTATTGTGAGAAACCAAGTCCACTTTATTCAATCGACCGGCACAGTTGAACGGGATGAAAGTGGCAAAGCAATGTTGATGATGGGGATTAATCGGGATATTACGCAACAACGTGAGGCCGAGAATATCCTAAAAACAGCAAGAGAAACTGCTGAAGAAGCCAATAAGGCCAAATCTGCATTTTTGGCTAATATGAGCCATGAGCTACGGACCCCGATGAATGCCATTCTTGGTATGCTGACATTATTGCGTAGAACGGGTCTTGACAGGAAACAAGCTGATTATGCAGTTAAAAGTGAAGCGGCCACTCGCACCTTGTTGCATTTGCTGAATGATATCCTGGACTTCTCCAAAATCGAATCCGGTAAAATGGCACTGGAATGTATCCCCTTTGATATTCATGTGATGCTGCGTGATCTGGCGGTTATTTTATCAAGCAATCTGAAGGTTAAAAAGGTTGAGGTCTTGTTTGATATTGATCCGGCACTCCCCCAGTTTGTTGAGGGCGATAGTATGCGGCTTCAGCAGATATTAACCAATCTAGGCGGCAACGCGCTGAAGTTCACCGAACTTGGTGAAGTAGTGCTTTTCATCAAAGTTATCACGCAGGATAGCCATCATGTGACATTACATTTTGGGGTGCGCGATACCGGGATTGGCATCGCACCAGAGAACCAGGAAAGTATTTTTAGTGGTTTTACACAAGCAGAAGCCTCTACAACGCGCCGATTTGGTGGCACAGGATTAGGGCTAGTAATAAGCCAGCGCTTTGTTGCACTGATGGGCGGGACGCTAGCCTTAGAAAGTCAACCTGGTCAGGGGAGTCTATTTCATTTCACCATAACGCTGCCTCTGCCTTCTTATACCAATTTAGTTATTAATAATGAAAAACCCGATACTCTGGCAGCCAGAGCGCATGCGTTGAACAATTTGCGTGTCTTGGTTGTTGATGATAATCCGACGGCCTGTGACCTGATCAAACAAATGGGGGAATCGCTAAAATGGACCGTTGATGTAGCTACCAGTGGCAATGAAGCACTGCAACTGATGAGACAGCAGCATGATAGTGGTATTACCTACGGGGCGCTATTTATTGACTGGCAAATGCCTGGCTTAGATGGTTGGCAGACCAGCAAATATGTGCGTGAACTGATGCCAGTAGACAACGGTCCTATGATTGTCATGATAACCGCCCATGATCGTGAAATGTTATTACAACGCAGCGAAGAAGATCAGGCATTACTGGACGGTTATCTGGTTAAACCGATCACGGCATCGATGTTGTTGGATTCAGTGATCGATGCATTAAGTGAGCGTAAACAACCTGATATTACGAAACAGGTAATAACTGAACCATCACATCGACTGTCTGGTATAAGACTATTAATTGTCGAAGATAACTTGAATAATCAGCAAATAGCCCGTGAGTTACTTGAGGATGAGGGGGCTGATGTCAGAATTGCCAACCATGGCAAAGAGGCGATTGAGATATTAGAACATCATCCGTCTTTATTTGATCTGGTATTGATGGATTTACAAATGCCGGTGATGGATGGCTACAATGCGACGAAATATATTCGGAAAAGTCTCGGATTAAAGAATTTACCTATTATCGCTATGACAGCCAACGCGATGGCTTCTGATCGTGATGCCTGCCTTGCTGCAGGTATGAATGACCATATTGGTAAACCTTTTGACTTGAACAATTTAATCCAGGTTATACGAAAATACAGTGGAAAAACCGATGTTGCTGCCACGGTTAGCCATATAACCCCTTGCTTGTTATCTGCTGAATTAAAAAATGTTGCGGCAACGGCAGGCATTGATGTGGATTCCGCCATGAATCGATTAGGGGGCGATGTAAAATTATACCAAAAAATGCTATCGCTGCTCAGTGATGATTTGGCTAATTTCCCTACCCAGTTGGAGACATTATTGACTGAAGGCGATTTTATGTCGGCATCTCGTCTGCTACATACTATCAAGGGACTTGCTGCGCAACTGGGGGCAACGGAACTCTCGTTGAGTGCGGGGCAAGGGGAGAAGTTATTTAGCCAGGGTGCGGTACCTACGCCAGATACGATTAATCAATTATTGAGCGAGATGCGAAGTAAAGTATCTGTTATACAATCAGGGTTAATGGTCTTAACTCCAATGCTATCGAATGATAACGCTAATAATGTCGCGGTAGAGGCATTTGATATTCAATCTATTGAGTTAGAAATAAATCGTTTGATACTGCTATTACAAAATTCAGATATGGCTGCGTTAGAGGTGATGAATAAATTAATGATGACGGTTGATAAGCAACTTCATGGACAATTATCTCCCCTTAATGATGCAATAAGCCAACTAGATTTTGCCAACGCTATCAAGTTATGCCAAACCTTGATGGTGAATCTTCCTACTCAGCGAGATAAGAAGATATGA
- a CDS encoding ureidoglycolate lyase, with amino-acid sequence MELRLEQLTAEAFAPYGDVIQVEGNDFFHINNGKTERYHDLAKVEVTDGRRVLVSINRSQPCEMPLIFSVLEKHPLSSQAFIPMNGERFITIVALGGDEIPLNSLRAFITNGRQGVSYHCNVWHHPLFAYEKVTDFLTIDRGGADNCIVGQLPEPYRIIF; translated from the coding sequence ATGGAGTTAAGATTAGAACAACTGACGGCTGAAGCATTTGCACCTTATGGTGATGTGATACAGGTCGAAGGCAATGATTTTTTTCATATTAATAATGGTAAGACCGAACGATATCATGATTTGGCCAAAGTAGAAGTCACTGATGGACGGAGGGTATTGGTCAGTATTAATCGCTCACAACCCTGTGAGATGCCGCTGATCTTTTCCGTGTTAGAAAAACACCCACTGTCATCACAGGCTTTTATACCGATGAACGGGGAACGCTTTATTACTATTGTCGCACTAGGCGGAGATGAGATCCCACTCAATAGTCTGCGTGCTTTTATTACTAATGGGCGGCAAGGCGTGAGTTATCACTGTAATGTTTGGCATCATCCGTTATTTGCCTATGAAAAAGTAACTGATTTTCTAACGATAGATCGCGGTGGAGCAGATAACTGTATCGTTGGGCAATTACCTGAACCGTATCGGATTATATTTTAG
- the allR gene encoding HTH-type transcriptional repressor AllR, translating to MTELRRKGRPLQADTSATKGAQALDRGLEILQYLAISGGSATVSILSDKLALPLSTTFRLLKVLEKSEFVFQDPQLGWWHIGIQSFTVGSAYMNDLDVVSIAGPYMRRLMRLSGETANLAIRNNMDAVLIRQCECQAMVRMCAPLGSRLPLHASGAGKALLYPLAEDERLDLIVNAGLQSYTPKTITSLNMLEKDLLLARENGYTVDDEEHALGLNCVASAIFDRNNDVIAAISISGPSSRMSEDRFTELGELVRDVANDISAALGESRKKA from the coding sequence ATGACTGAATTACGCAGAAAGGGCAGGCCGTTGCAAGCTGATACCAGTGCTACTAAAGGAGCACAAGCATTGGATCGGGGGCTTGAAATTTTGCAGTATCTGGCAATCTCGGGTGGTAGTGCGACCGTTTCCATCTTGTCTGACAAACTGGCGCTACCGCTTTCGACCACATTCAGGTTATTGAAGGTTCTTGAGAAGTCGGAGTTCGTATTTCAAGATCCGCAGCTTGGTTGGTGGCACATTGGCATTCAGTCTTTCACTGTCGGATCAGCTTATATGAATGACCTTGATGTGGTGTCAATAGCCGGGCCGTACATGCGACGCCTGATGCGCTTATCAGGTGAAACCGCTAATTTGGCGATCCGTAATAATATGGATGCAGTACTTATTCGGCAGTGCGAATGCCAGGCGATGGTGCGAATGTGTGCTCCACTAGGGAGTCGCCTACCACTGCATGCCTCCGGCGCTGGTAAGGCACTATTGTATCCGCTAGCGGAAGATGAACGGCTGGATCTTATTGTGAATGCGGGCTTGCAGTCTTATACGCCCAAAACGATTACTAGCCTGAATATGTTGGAAAAAGATCTGCTATTGGCGCGTGAGAATGGGTATACCGTTGATGATGAAGAGCACGCTTTAGGGCTGAACTGTGTCGCTTCAGCAATCTTTGATCGTAACAACGATGTGATTGCGGCCATTTCAATTTCAGGGCCAAGTTCGCGGATGAGTGAGGATAGATTTACGGAGTTAGGTGAGCTAGTACGCGATGTTGCTAACGACATCAGCGCTGCTCTTGGAGAGTCACGCAAGAAGGCTTAG
- the allS gene encoding HTH-type transcriptional activator AllS: protein MLDQETIRSFIEVAECQSFSRAAEKLHKTTATISYRIKTLEDSIGTQLFIRTTRSVNLTPAGEYLLERCRQWHDWLGSMPDELRQISQGAEHRVNIVINNLLYDPIVVADLLGHLKAQYPFTQFHISRQVFMGVWDALLNEDCHLAIGANGSEALENTINVLPIGKIDWIFAIAPHHPLANATQPLPDGLLRQYPAINVQDTARHLAKRIAWKLAGQQEIVVPDMRCKLACQLRGTGIGFLPLSICQQYLANGQLIQKQVYHERQPSILSLAWSSHRCGEVVKSIIALFQAQDELVTGFTPNIYSLYPQNK from the coding sequence ATGCTAGATCAAGAAACTATCCGCTCATTTATCGAAGTAGCTGAATGTCAAAGTTTTTCTCGTGCGGCTGAAAAGCTACATAAAACAACGGCGACCATTAGCTACCGCATAAAAACGTTAGAAGATAGTATCGGTACGCAACTGTTTATCCGCACTACTCGCAGCGTAAACCTGACACCTGCCGGAGAATATTTGCTAGAACGTTGCCGTCAGTGGCACGATTGGCTGGGTTCAATGCCTGATGAACTACGCCAGATAAGCCAAGGTGCAGAGCATCGGGTGAACATTGTTATTAACAATCTACTGTACGACCCTATCGTGGTCGCTGACCTGCTAGGTCATTTGAAAGCACAGTACCCTTTTACCCAATTCCATATATCTCGTCAGGTATTCATGGGAGTGTGGGATGCGTTGCTGAATGAAGATTGCCATTTAGCGATCGGGGCTAACGGTAGTGAAGCATTGGAAAACACAATTAATGTGCTACCAATCGGTAAAATAGATTGGATATTTGCTATTGCCCCCCACCATCCACTCGCTAATGCAACACAACCGCTGCCCGATGGGTTGTTGCGACAATATCCAGCAATCAACGTGCAGGACACCGCACGCCATTTAGCAAAACGGATTGCCTGGAAGCTCGCTGGCCAACAGGAAATTGTTGTCCCTGACATGCGTTGCAAACTGGCATGTCAACTACGAGGAACGGGGATTGGATTCCTGCCGCTAAGTATTTGCCAGCAGTATCTTGCTAATGGGCAACTGATACAAAAACAGGTGTACCATGAGCGCCAGCCATCAATACTGTCACTGGCATGGTCCTCCCATCGATGTGGTGAGGTCGTAAAAAGTATCATTGCACTATTCCAGGCACAGGACGAATTAGTCACCGGCTTCACCCCGAACATATATTCGCTATACCCTCAAAATAAATAG
- a CDS encoding glycoside hydrolase family 2 protein, with product MNITYRCRASILSLGFLLQLISSGAIGQLPSTLDLSGQWRIRDGNPPASAAWRDTLDDSQWQHLKVPANWYSEGVDHQGVLWYRTRFTLPALDTDYMATLVFDGVDYQTDVWLNNQQAGQHKGYFQRFSIDITDTARIENVLAVRVDSPYETPGKVWSFHKQLVKGVFNHHDTRPGGAWSDRGQDANSGGIWAPVTSHISRGAVIDNVLAVPDWSRGLEHPILKVSLDYRANRNRSVVMLLRLIPDNFIGQSYQLEKNVSLLASQHDAQTLTANFALDNPALWWPSGHGKQNLYRLEVSFSDRLGMMDVTHVRTGLRQIATDPQEQSWLINGKRLFIRGTNYIGSPWLGSLTSADYRRDLVMMQQANINAIRVHAHVAGRALYDLADEMGMLLWQDFPLQWGYDNSATFAQEAARQAADMTRQFGSHPAIVLWSGHNEPPWDATWMQYRYPDWRPDINRALTASVAQVLSQDNSRIIHAHSSTAEHYWQGWYSGQKSDHLKPANNSIISEFGAQALPDLTTLKNFIPPADLWPKTTDKTDEGWRIWAYHNFQPHETFELAKVTRGPNISTFIKNSQQYQASLIQLAAESYRRQRYQPVAALFHFMFTENWPSINWGIVDYLRHPKPGYFALQQAYQPVLPSIEPKTENWVQGQTGRIGLWAINDNWHDYPQASLHWKILQSGMTLSEGVQDINLKADSGLKVIELQVIPRSAETIKVISDILNRQGTVLGHNELQLYVQP from the coding sequence ATGAACATTACTTATCGGTGCAGAGCTTCAATTTTAAGTTTGGGATTTCTTTTACAACTTATCTCGTCGGGTGCTATTGGTCAGTTACCCTCTACTTTGGATTTGTCAGGTCAGTGGCGAATACGGGATGGCAATCCGCCAGCCTCTGCAGCCTGGCGTGACACACTGGATGACAGCCAGTGGCAACATCTGAAAGTGCCCGCTAATTGGTACAGTGAGGGCGTCGACCATCAAGGTGTATTATGGTATCGCACTCGGTTTACATTACCGGCTTTAGATACCGATTATATGGCGACCTTGGTATTCGATGGCGTCGACTATCAAACAGATGTTTGGCTCAACAATCAGCAAGCAGGGCAACATAAGGGTTATTTTCAGCGGTTCAGCATTGATATCACTGATACAGCTCGAATCGAGAATGTGCTGGCGGTGCGTGTAGATAGCCCTTACGAAACTCCGGGGAAAGTTTGGTCGTTTCATAAGCAACTGGTTAAGGGCGTGTTCAACCATCATGATACCCGGCCGGGTGGAGCGTGGTCGGATCGCGGACAGGATGCTAATTCAGGCGGTATCTGGGCTCCGGTAACGTCACATATCAGCCGTGGCGCGGTTATAGACAATGTCCTGGCTGTACCTGACTGGTCACGAGGGCTTGAACATCCGATTCTAAAGGTGAGTTTGGATTATCGTGCTAACCGCAACCGCTCCGTTGTTATGTTGCTGCGCCTGATACCTGATAATTTTATCGGGCAATCTTATCAACTGGAAAAAAATGTTTCACTGCTGGCCAGCCAACATGATGCACAAACGCTCACTGCTAATTTTGCTCTTGATAACCCCGCATTGTGGTGGCCGTCTGGTCATGGGAAACAAAATCTTTATCGGCTGGAGGTCAGTTTCTCAGACCGTTTGGGCATGATGGATGTAACTCATGTTCGCACTGGCTTACGGCAAATAGCGACAGATCCCCAAGAGCAAAGTTGGTTAATCAATGGCAAGCGTCTTTTCATTAGAGGGACTAACTATATTGGTAGCCCGTGGCTGGGGAGCTTAACGTCAGCCGATTATCGCCGTGATTTAGTTATGATGCAGCAGGCCAATATCAATGCCATAAGGGTGCATGCCCACGTGGCTGGCCGGGCGTTGTACGACCTGGCGGATGAGATGGGGATGTTACTCTGGCAAGATTTCCCACTGCAATGGGGATATGATAATTCAGCCACTTTTGCCCAAGAAGCAGCAAGACAAGCCGCTGATATGACACGGCAGTTTGGTAGCCATCCAGCGATTGTGTTGTGGTCTGGGCACAATGAACCTCCCTGGGATGCCACATGGATGCAATATCGTTATCCAGACTGGCGGCCTGATATCAACCGAGCGTTAACCGCGAGCGTTGCGCAGGTGCTTAGTCAGGATAATAGCCGCATTATTCATGCTCACTCATCAACCGCCGAGCACTATTGGCAAGGTTGGTATTCAGGGCAGAAAAGTGACCACCTTAAACCGGCAAACAACTCAATAATTAGCGAGTTTGGTGCACAGGCCTTACCCGATTTGACCACGCTAAAAAACTTCATTCCACCTGCGGACTTATGGCCAAAGACTACCGATAAAACGGATGAAGGTTGGCGTATCTGGGCATATCATAATTTTCAACCTCATGAGACATTTGAGTTAGCTAAAGTGACTCGCGGGCCAAATATCAGTACGTTTATCAAGAACAGCCAACAGTATCAGGCAAGTTTAATCCAACTCGCCGCAGAGAGTTATCGACGCCAACGTTACCAACCGGTTGCTGCTTTATTTCACTTTATGTTTACTGAGAACTGGCCGTCAATTAACTGGGGAATTGTTGATTATCTCCGTCATCCTAAACCCGGTTATTTTGCCTTGCAGCAAGCTTACCAACCCGTTTTACCTTCTATTGAGCCTAAAACAGAAAATTGGGTTCAGGGGCAGACCGGGCGCATTGGGTTATGGGCCATCAATGATAACTGGCATGACTATCCGCAGGCTTCGTTACATTGGAAAATATTGCAAAGTGGTATGACGTTATCTGAGGGGGTGCAGGACATAAATCTGAAGGCGGATAGCGGTCTAAAAGTGATTGAATTACAAGTTATCCCTCGCAGTGCTGAAACGATAAAGGTGATAAGCGACATTCTCAACCGCCAGGGAACGGTATTAGGCCATAATGAACTACAACTTTATGTTCAGCCCTGA